DNA from Corynebacterium stationis:
GCAGACCCTGCAATTCGGCCCCGAAGATCCGACCTTCTTCCTGTCCTCTGGTGCGATGCGGTTTGACCCACCGGCCGGGATGTATCCCGATCTCTTTGAACGCCGGCAAAACCAAATCGCGCTGGAGGGACTCTTTGCCCCCACCGCCGAGTGGGGCGGGGACAACGGTCAACTGCTGACCTCGTCGTATCCGGCGATGCGGGATCCGGCCGTGGCCATTGACATCTACCGCGGTGACGCTGGCCTCGACACCGGCCGTGCCCAGTCCATCTTCGAACTCGACGACACGCTGATTGCCAACGGACAGCTGCAACGAATCGAACGCGTCAACCTTCAACAGGGGGAGGAGGTAACCCTGGATGACGGTACGACCGTCACCTTTGACGGGGCCAGCGAGTTCGCCAATTACCAGATCAGCCACGACCCCTTCCAACCGTGGGTGCTGGTGACCACCGTGATCATGCTCGCCTCTCTCATCGGCTCTCTGGTCATCAAGCGCCGGCGTATCTGGATCCGTCTGCAGCCTTCCGCTGATGGCACCGCAACCGTCGTAGAGATAGCCGGCCTAGCCCGGACTGACCGGGCTGGCTGGGGCAGCGAGTTCGATGACATCCACCGTGAGTTGCTCGGGCTGCCCGACCCCGACGACATCGATGAGGACGCCGAGGAGGCTACCCCAGTGTCGGTTACCCACCCCAGTCAGTAATACCCACCTTCAATTCTAAGGAATCGTGCCCTCATGCCTGTCAATCAGACTCTCTCCGCCTTCTCTGATATTGCCTTCCAGACCGCGTTCGTGGTCTACCTGCTCGCCCTGGTGCTCTCCCTGATCTTCTACGTGAAGATGCAGGGGGTCATCGACGCCCGACGGCTGCGCGAACATATCGCAGAACCCGAACGTGTCGCCGTGCGCACCGGCGCCAGCACCACTGACCTCACTGACAGTCCCGATGAGGATACTGCCGCCGCAGACACCCCACTCACCGATGAACACTTCGCGGCCAAAGAATCCTCCGCCCACAAATTCGGCGGAATGACCCAAGCCCTGGTGTGGGTCGGTGCGGCCATCCACCTCATGTCTGTGGTCCTGCGCGGTCTAGCCACCTACCGCTTCCCGCTGGGAAATATGTACGAATACATCTCCATGATCTGCGTGCTGGCGATGATCGCCGCCGCGATCGTCATTCAACACCGCGAATGGCGCAGCGTCTGGCCCTGGCTGCTGGTCCCCATCCTCGTCCTGCTGTTCTTCGCAGGCACCAGCCTCTACTCCGACTCCGCCCCGGTCGTCCCTGCCCTACAGTCCTACTGGCTACCGGTTCACGTCTCCACCGTCTCCCTGGGCGCGGCGATTGGCATCGTCTCGGGCATCGCTTCCCTGCTTTACCTGCTGCGTATCTGGCAGCCGAAGGGTGCGGAGCGTGGCTTCTTCGGTGCTGTGGCCAAGCCGCTGCCGAGTGCGAAAAAGCTTGACGCCCTGGCCTACAAGTCCGCCATCATTACGTTGCCCGTGCTGGGGTTGGGCATTGTTCTGGGTGCGATCTGGGCGGAGGTCTCGTGGGGCCGGTTTTGGGGATGGGATCCGAAGGAGACCGCATCCTTTATCTCCTGGGTGCTCTATGCCGCCTACCTGCATGCCCGTGCCACGGCCGGGTGGCGCGACCACAAGGCCGCGTGGATCAATATCCTGGCCCTGGCCACGGTAATCTTCAACCTGTTTTTCATCAACCTGGTCGTCTCCGGCCTGCACTCCTACGCCGGCCTGAACTAAATCCGGATTCGTCAACGCTTTGCCGAACACCCCCAGATCCACTGGGAAAGTACTGAAAGTTGCTGTCACATGACTCGAAGGATTGGGCATATATTCACAACTGAGCAGCAACCCGAAGAAGGCCGTGATCTCCGGTGAAGGCTAGTACTGCAGCAGACGTGACAGTCTCACGTCTTTCCCGGGGGATAGCCGGCGATAACTGGCGCAGATTGGCCGGTCCCACCGCGCTCATGATGGGAGCTGCGGTGGTCTGGTGGCTGGCGCTGCCGCCACGCGGTTGGTGGGTGCTGTTCCCGGTGGGCGTGACTATGTTCATGCTGGCTTTGGCAGGTCAACCACTACGTAACCGTTTGTGGCTCGGTGGGTTGGGCGGGGTGGTGCACTACGCTCTTGCTCTGCGCTGGCTCACCGACTTCAACACTGCCGGATACGCTGCTGTTGTTGCCGTTCAGGCGCTACTGTTAATGCTGGTTGCCGCGGTATCGCCTAACGAGGCGGCTTTTCGCAGCCGCTGGTCGGGCTGGTGGCTGCTCACCCCTGCTGCCCTGGTGTTATTGGAGGCTGTGCAGCACCGGTTCCCGTTCGGCGGTTTCCCGCTGTCCGCTTTCGGATACAGCCAGACCGATGGTCCTTTCATGGCGGCAGCGCCCCTGGGTGGGACTCTCCTGGTGACCGCGTTGGCCGCAGTTGCGGGGGCCGTTGTTACCGCTGTCATCTTCGGGCCGAGACGAGCCCGTGCAGCATCCGTGGTCGCAGTGGTCGTGGTACTCGCGGTACCGGCGTTCGCGCCAACGATCGTAGATGATACGGCAGAAGGCAGCCTTGACGTCGTGCTCGTGCAGGGTGGAGGCCCCCGCGGTCTTCGCGCGGTCAATACCGATCCGTTTGATACGACCCGCCGGCACCTACAGGCTGCCGAAGATATCACCGGGGACCCTGATCTGGTTCTGCTGCCCGAAAACGTCGTCAATATCGACGGCTCAATCGACGGGACGCGCGTTGATGCAGCTTTCGCTGAACTGGCCAGGCAACTCGACACGAACATCGTTGTCGGAATTACCGAATCCGAGGATCAACATTTCCGGAACGCATCCATAGTGTGGGGACCGGACGGGACCCGGTTAGGACGCTATGAGAAGCATCATCGTGTGCCGTTCGGCGAGTACATCCCTATGCGCAATCTGATTGAACGACTCAGCGAGGACGCACGGTTCATCCCCCGCGACGCCATTGCCGGAGAGGGACCGGCGGTGCTCGATCCCAGCGGGACACCACGATTGGGGATCGTCATTTCTTATGAGGTCTTCTTCGCCGACCGGGTCGCCGATGCCGTTCGCAATGGTGGGCAGCTACTCCTCGCACCGACCAACGCCGCGTCTTTTGTGACCGAGGAAGTACCTGCAATTGAAGTGGCCGCATCCCGGATGCGTGCCCGCGAGTTTGGCCGCACCGTTCTCCAGGCTGCCCCCACCGGATACTCCGCAGTTATCCAGCCCGACGGCACAGTCTCACAACTCAGTGGCCTGGGCACGAACGAACTGCTGACGGCAACCGTTCCCCTTCATACTGGTTTGACGCCGTATGCGCGCATGGGGGATACGCCCCTGTTGGTTCTCGCGATGCTGGCTCTTGCATGGCCTGCGGTTACCGGCCTCGTCAGCTGGCGCAGGAGAAGGCAGGTTACGGAAGTATCCCACTAAACGTGGATTACGGCACCTGCTCCTCGTTGGCGGGACGCTCGCCGCCCCCATATATGACGAGCACGGACTGCCTCCCCTGTGCCCCGGTCTGCCCTGCCTGGAGAAGCTATCAAGTCCGGGTTGTGTCGGCGATGA
Protein-coding regions in this window:
- the ccsB gene encoding c-type cytochrome biogenesis protein CcsB is translated as MPVNQTLSAFSDIAFQTAFVVYLLALVLSLIFYVKMQGVIDARRLREHIAEPERVAVRTGASTTDLTDSPDEDTAAADTPLTDEHFAAKESSAHKFGGMTQALVWVGAAIHLMSVVLRGLATYRFPLGNMYEYISMICVLAMIAAAIVIQHREWRSVWPWLLVPILVLLFFAGTSLYSDSAPVVPALQSYWLPVHVSTVSLGAAIGIVSGIASLLYLLRIWQPKGAERGFFGAVAKPLPSAKKLDALAYKSAIITLPVLGLGIVLGAIWAEVSWGRFWGWDPKETASFISWVLYAAYLHARATAGWRDHKAAWINILALATVIFNLFFINLVVSGLHSYAGLN
- the lnt gene encoding apolipoprotein N-acyltransferase, giving the protein MMGAAVVWWLALPPRGWWVLFPVGVTMFMLALAGQPLRNRLWLGGLGGVVHYALALRWLTDFNTAGYAAVVAVQALLLMLVAAVSPNEAAFRSRWSGWWLLTPAALVLLEAVQHRFPFGGFPLSAFGYSQTDGPFMAAAPLGGTLLVTALAAVAGAVVTAVIFGPRRARAASVVAVVVVLAVPAFAPTIVDDTAEGSLDVVLVQGGGPRGLRAVNTDPFDTTRRHLQAAEDITGDPDLVLLPENVVNIDGSIDGTRVDAAFAELARQLDTNIVVGITESEDQHFRNASIVWGPDGTRLGRYEKHHRVPFGEYIPMRNLIERLSEDARFIPRDAIAGEGPAVLDPSGTPRLGIVISYEVFFADRVADAVRNGGQLLLAPTNAASFVTEEVPAIEVAASRMRAREFGRTVLQAAPTGYSAVIQPDGTVSQLSGLGTNELLTATVPLHTGLTPYARMGDTPLLVLAMLALAWPAVTGLVSWRRRRQVTEVSH